One window of Salegentibacter sp. Hel_I_6 genomic DNA carries:
- a CDS encoding MbnP family protein — MKNNFRLLFLLSLFIVSSCESDDEEVTLSGENNITLEFDNSISGDDLLLGSTTYSNGNNETLSIYRFNYIVSNFVLIDENGEEFTYPKDESYFVISEENNLTEVVLENIPAGNYTAIRFGVGVDQEKYQQGAEGQGDFLEIAEQNEMMWSWQAGYKFLNFEGTFTSESHTEATEFKIHMGSHGSSLDNYKEVEVNFPSDAVVSATLSPLVHFEVDAGTILDGSHKIHLSEAPVVMIDEVKSPQIAENALEMFSVHHIHNGEGGHH; from the coding sequence AATTTTAGATTACTGTTTCTTTTAAGCCTTTTTATAGTTTCCTCTTGTGAAAGCGATGATGAGGAAGTAACGCTTTCCGGGGAAAACAATATTACCCTGGAATTTGATAATAGCATTTCGGGGGATGATCTTTTGCTCGGCAGCACAACTTATTCGAACGGGAATAATGAAACCTTGAGCATATACCGTTTCAACTACATTGTGAGCAATTTTGTACTTATCGATGAAAATGGGGAAGAATTTACCTATCCCAAAGACGAAAGTTATTTTGTGATAAGTGAAGAAAATAACCTAACTGAAGTGGTCCTGGAAAATATTCCGGCAGGAAATTATACAGCCATACGCTTTGGGGTAGGGGTTGACCAGGAAAAATACCAACAAGGAGCCGAAGGCCAGGGTGATTTCCTGGAAATAGCCGAGCAAAACGAAATGATGTGGTCCTGGCAGGCCGGTTATAAATTCCTGAATTTCGAAGGAACTTTTACATCAGAAAGCCATACCGAAGCAACCGAATTTAAAATCCATATGGGCAGCCACGGGAGCAGCCTGGATAATTATAAGGAAGTTGAGGTGAATTTCCCATCAGATGCGGTGGTTAGCGCCACTTTAAGTCCGCTGGTTCATTTTGAAGTGGATGCCGGTACCATACTGGACGGTAGCCATAAAATCCATTTATCTGAGGCCCCGGTAGTGATGATCGATGAGGTAAAATCTCCACAAATAGCAGAAAATGCGCTGGAAATGTTTAGCGTTCACCATATCCACAATGGAGAAGGTGGT